The Pseudomonas bijieensis DNA window GGTCCGGGTCTCCAGTCGCAGGCCAAATCGATGGATGACCGGTTCCTCGCTAGCCATGCCGCTGCCGTGTTTGTAAACAGTGCGGCCTTCAAGTCGGGGAAAGACGGTCTGGTCATCACCAAATACCAGGTAGTGACCGGAGTCACTGTGCTGGAAGTGATAATGCAAGCCTTCTTCGTGACACAGGCGCTCGATGAAGTGCAAGTCAGATTCGCGATACTGCACGCAGTAGTCACGAAGCGGATAACTTGCACTCAACTGGAAGCGATGAGCATCGGTGAGGATGCCGTGTTCCTTGAGGATCAATGTGATGATCTGCGGCACGCTGACCTGTTGAAAAATGCGCTGGTTAGTGCGGTGCTCCAAGTAAGCCAGTCGTGGAGCCACTCTTATTTTGTAATGCGTCAAGCGTTTACCGCTGTCACCTTGTTCAACACGATAAATCAGCCCGTGAACACCGTGCCCCTGTTTATTGAATGCAAGAAATGCCTGCTGGTTTAACAAGTTCTCCAAGTCCATATCGCGTTGTTCACTGACGAGCTCGATATCGAACGAATAAGGTGTGCTGATGGCTTCGCAGCCTTCGAAGGCCAACACTTGAAGGTCATATTCGAGGTCAGGAATGGTGAGATGGAAGTCGTGTAAATCAGGGGTGTGGAACATTCGAGGGTCCTTGGGCGTTGGCTTTGACTCCTGATTACATTGAAGCAGTCCTGCTGGGTGCGTGCGCAGAGGCCCGTAAAAAAAGAAAAGGATGTAGGAGTTCTCTTCGCAGCAAGTAAGAGTTGAGAGCGAAATGATTTGAAGTGGTTTTTAGGAGGTTCGATTGTGTATTCAGCCTTGACAGAAAAAACTTTCGCATTGGGGATTTTCGAAGGGGTAATTTTTTGGAAAAAAGGAAAGTTCCTACTTTTTTATGTTTAAAACCTTGGCATGCTTCGCAGCGTTCGGTTGATTGAGGGCGATGTGAGTTTTGTGGGTATGCCTTGATTGCACTTTTGCGAAACTTCCTACAAGCGAAGCCGAACATTTACCTTGATTAATCATGTCGCCAAAACTACCCGTGTCACAAACTGAACTGTTCTTAACAGGGTCGTGAATGTCGTATTCCGGAAAACTGTCCGCCCATTATCTGGCTCTTGCCAAAGCTCCCATTTCCCAAGAGGACTTTGCGGGGGCAGACGTGCGTTTTTCGAATGAATACGAGGCGTTGGAAAGCGAGCTGGGCAAAGCCCAGTCGATGCACGAAAGCGGCCAGGTCGACTGGCTGAAGATCCGTGAAGGATGTGAAGCGCTGTTGCGTACCCAGTCGAAGGATCTGCGGGTGGCGGCCTGGTTGGTTTGGGCGCTGTATCAGCGTGAGTCTTTCCAGGGGCTGTTGGCCGGCCTCTGTCTTTTGCAGTACTTGTGTAAAGACCATTGGCCTGAGATTCATCCGGCCAAAAGCCGAACCCGTGCGGCCAGTATCAATTGGTTGGTGCCACGCCTGGAGCAGGCGTTGGGCGATGACGTGGCGATCAAGGAGCAGTTGCCGCTGTTCCGTCACCTGACGCAACAGCTTGAGGGGCTCGATGCTGCTTGCACCGCCCACTTGGGTGATGACGCTCCTCTGCTACTGCCGTTGTGTCGACGCCTCAACACAATGATCCAGCGTGCCACTGACAACCTGCCGCAGGCGGGTGCCCTCGGGACGGTAGTGGCTCAGGTGAAGCAAGTTGCCACCCAACTGCTCACGCCCGGCGCTCCGATCGAAAACGAAAAAGAAGCCCACAAGGCCTTACGCGCCCAGCAGGAAAGCGCGGCTTCGTTATGCATCTGGTGGCTCAAGCAAAAAGCGACCGACGTTCGCGCCCTGCGTCTGAATCGTACTTTGACCTGGCTGACCATTGACGTCATGCCCGAGCGCAACGCCGAGCAGATCACGCCG harbors:
- the tssA gene encoding type VI secretion system protein TssA, with protein sequence MSYSGKLSAHYLALAKAPISQEDFAGADVRFSNEYEALESELGKAQSMHESGQVDWLKIREGCEALLRTQSKDLRVAAWLVWALYQRESFQGLLAGLCLLQYLCKDHWPEIHPAKSRTRAASINWLVPRLEQALGDDVAIKEQLPLFRHLTQQLEGLDAACTAHLGDDAPLLLPLCRRLNTMIQRATDNLPQAGALGTVVAQVKQVATQLLTPGAPIENEKEAHKALRAQQESAASLCIWWLKQKATDVRALRLNRTLTWLTIDVMPERNAEQITPLRGLPADKLKAYQDSLQRGDYANLLVEIEASLAKAPYWLDGQRLAWECLQGLNAELAMREVEVHLALFIQRLPGVIELRWHDGVPFADPATRAWIAAQVMPHLQSPGATHEVDVIHNDAPWELTLEEAQSILPKDGLKPAVQLLRQGMQNALGARECFLWRFAMARLCFSARKYELAKVQLEALDQTLQHAGLNTWEPALELQVLHLLHSCCDLLPQNHSIRECKEETYRRLCHLDLERVIE